CTGAAGAACACCGGCTCGGCTCCCCTCACCGTGACCCTCACCGAGCGGTCCGGCGACCTGCCGACCGCAGACGCGGCGGACCGTCAGGACGTACCGGGCGACTACAGCCCGCTGCCCCTGACCCCGGGTTCGAACAAGGGCCCCCGAAAGGGCTCCCCCGGCGGCAAGACCGCGAGCGCCGGCGGCGGAGCCGCGAGCCCCGACGTACCGGCCGCCGCGGCCCCCGCCTGGACCGGCCTGGCCGACTATCCGACCCCGGTCATGGACAACGCCGTCGCCACCGGCCCGGACGGCCGGGTCTACTCGGTCGGCGGCGCCGACGGCACGTCCCTCGTGACCGACGGCTACGTCTACGACCCCGTGACCGCCGCCTGGTCGGCGATCCCCGGCGGCCTCACCACACCCCGCGACGCCCCCCAATCCGCCTTCCTCGACGGCAAGTTGTACGTCACCGGCGGCTGGGACGCGGACGGCGCCACCGTCGCCACCACCGAGGTCTACGACCCCCGGCACCACACCTGGTCCACCGCCGAGCCGTCCCCGGCCGGTCACGCGGCGGCCGCCTCCGCCACGCTGGACGGCAAGTGGTACCTGGTCGGCGGCTGCGGCGCGCAGGGCTGCGGCAGCAGCGACGTCCAGGTCTACGACCCGGCCACCGACACCTGGAGCGCGGCGGCCCCGTACCCCGAGGCCATCTCCTGGCTGGGCTGCGGCGGCATCTCCGGCGCCCTCTACTGCGCGGGCGGCACCACCCCGGCGGCCGGCACCCGGCACGGCTACGCGTACGACCCCGCGTCCGCCGCCTGGACCCCGATCACCGACCTGCCCTTCGACCTGTGGGCCTCGGCCTACACCACCGCCGACGGCCGCTTCCTGCTCTCCGGCGGCGCCAGCAGCCTGCTGTCCGCCTTCACCACCGCCGGTTACGCCTACGACCCGGCCGCCCGCACCTGGTCGCCCCTCCCCACCGCCGCCGTCCCTCTCTACCGGGCCGGCAGCGCCTGCGGCTTCTACCGCGTCGGCGGCGCACCGAGCGCCTACGACGCCCATCCCTACGTCGAGCAGCTCCCGGGCCTCGACAGTTGCGTCCCCACCACCGACGTGACCTGGCTCTCGGCCACCCCCACCACCCGCACCCTCGCCCCCGGCCAACGCCTGACGGTCACGGTCCGCCTGGCCGCGACCGCCCCGGCCGTCGACACCACCGGCACCTACACCGCCGCCCTCGCGGTCCGCACGGACACGCCGTACGTCTATCCGACGGTCCCGGTGTCGATGACCGTGACACCCCGCCGATAGCCGGAAAGGAGAACGCCGAAGGCCCCTCATCGCAAGACGATCCGAGGGGCCTTCGGCCTGGCAGGTCAGGCGGCCTGGCCGGTCTCCGCCTCGTCGAGGCGCTTGCCCTTGGGGATGAGCAGGACGGCGACGGCGACCGCGCCGGAGAACAGCAGGAACCCGTTGGTGTAACCGTCGTCGCCGTAGAACTCGGTGCCCTTCAGGACCTTGCCGTCCTTGGCCAGGACCACGAAGGCGACCTGCATGAGCAGCCCCTGCACGACGCCCTGCACCATGCCCCGGGCGCCGTTGGCCAGTGCCTGCTCCTCCGGTTCCACCGACTCGATGATCATGACGGGGATCATGGAGACGATCATGCCCATCCCCACCGCGGCGAACGCGCCGACCGCCATGAACTGGGCGACGCTGTGGTGGAACTGGGAGGTGAGGGCGAGCCCGACGGCCACCAGCCCGCCGCCGGTGGCCAGCAGCAGACGTGAGTCGAAGCGCCGGGCGAGCACTCCGGTCGCCCCCCAGTTCCAGGGCGGCGGCAGCTCGCTCGTCAACTCCACCCGTGTCGACACCCCGTCGGCGGCGATCCGGGCTCTCGGCCACACCGTCACCTACGCGGCCGGGTTCACGAACGACCGAGCGAAGGACGCAGCGAAGAACGGAGCGGAGGACCGAGCGCAGGCCGAAGCGCTGGACGAAGCGCTGGATCCGACGGCGTTGCGCGAGGAGGCCGTGCGGATCGCCCGGGAGGCCGAGATCGCCGTGGTCTTCGTCGGACTGCGCGGCGAGACCGAGGGCAGCGACCGCGAGCACCTCGAACTGCCCGTCGAACAGGTGGAGTTGGTGCACGCGGTCGCCGCCGTCGCCGTGCGCACCGTGGTCGTCCTCTCGACCGGCGCGGTGGTGTCCCTGGAGGGCTGGCACGACGACGCCGACGCGATCGTGGCTGGCTGGCTGCTCGGCCAGGCCGCGGGCGGCGCCCTCGCGGACGTGCTCTCCGGCGCCGTCAATCCGTCCGGCCACCTGGCCGAGAGCATCCCGCTCCGCCTGGAGGACAACCCCAGTTACCTCACCTTCCCCGGCGAAGCGGGCCATGTCCGTTACGGCGAGGGCGTGATGGTCGGCTACCGCCACTACGAGAGCGTCGGACTCGACGTCCGCCACCCCTTCGGACACGGGCTGAGCTACACCACCTTCAGCACCGGCGAGTTGGCCGTCGACGTCACCGGTGACGACACCGCCACGGTCCGGGTCACCGTGACCAACACCGGTGACCGGGCCGGTAAGCACGTCGTCCAGGTGTACGTCGCCACCGCTGCCGGACCGGTGTGCCGTCCCACCCGTGAGCTGCGCGCCTTCACCAAGGTCGCCTTGCGGCCCGGAGAGTCCCGTACCGTCGAACTCCCCCTGGATCGCCGCGCGTTCGCCTACTACGACGTCGAGCAAGGGCGTTGGGCGGTCGCGCCGGGCTCGTACACGGTCCAGATCGGCGCGAGCGCCGCCCGCGTCGTCGCCGAACAGACCGTCACCCTCACCGGCGACACCACCGCCATCGCCCTGTCCCTCGACTCCTCCCTCGGCGACTGGCTCGCCCACCCGGTCGCCGGCCCGCTGCTCCAACAGGCGCTCAGCGCCGGGGAGACCGTGGAACAGCGCCGGGGGTCGGAGGCCAACGGCGACCTCATCCACATGATCGCGTCCATCCCGGCCCGCCAGTTCCTGCACTTTCCCGGCATCACCCTCTCCACCGACGACCTGACCCAGATCCTGGAGAGCACGCAGCGCTGACGCCATCGGCAGCCACCACCGCTGCCCCGAGGACATACGGCTGCCGGCCGACGCGGGCCTGAACCGCCTACCGCTTCGGAATCGGGTGGGCCCGCAGCGAGCCCGTCGAGGGACACGTCTCACTCACCGAACCACACAGGCCCGTCCGCTGCCGTCGGCCGCAGGCCCGGGTCACCGCCCCGTCCCGTCACTCGGACGTCGTCGTCTCGAACCACGTGGGCTCGTCGGAGAGCGCCTGCTTGATGCGGAAGAGCTGCCGTTCGTGCATCGGCGGCAGGGCGTCCAAGGCGAACCAGCCCACGTCGACGGACTCGTCGTCGTTGACCCGCGCCTCGCCGCCGACGGCCCGGCAGCGGAAGGTGACGTCCATGAACTGGCACTTGTCGCCGTTCGGGTACTCCACCTGCCTCCCCGTCCGGATCAGGACGACGCGCTCGGGGACGCAGTGCACGCCCGCCTCCTCGTACACCTCGCGCACTGCGCAGTCCGCCGGCTGCTCGCCCGGGTCCGGGATGCCGTTGATCACGGTCCACTGGTGGTTGTCCGCGCGCTGGCCCAGCAGCACCCGGCCGGCGTCGTCGAAGACGACGGCGCTGACGCCGGGGAGCCAGAGCAGTTGGTGGCCGGCGGAGGCCCGGATCTCGGTGATGAAGTCAGGAATCGGCATGCACCGACCCTATCCAGTCGGCCCTGTACAGGAGGGTCCTCCTGTCCGGGACGCTCCTCCTGCCCGGGGCGCTCCTTCTGTCGGGGACGGTCCTGTCCGGGCGACCCCATCGGGGACGGGCCGATCAGTTCGTCGCGCTCCGTCGGGCCCGCACCCCGGCGCCGATCGCCCATCCCAGACCGCCCGCGGCGACGAGCACGAGGGCGATCTCGGGCAGGATGCCCAGCTTGGTCGCGGGCGTCTCCGAGGAGCGCAGGGGCACCTTCTGCACCAGCGAGTCCGCGACGAACATGCCGGTCTTCTGGGTGATCCTTCCGTCCGGCATGATGATCGCACTGACGCCGCTGGTCACGGGCACCGTGACGGTCCGGCTGTGCTCGACCGCGCGGACGCGTGACATGGCGAGCTGCTGGTAGGTCATCTCGCTGCGGTCGAAGGTCGCGTTGTTGCTCGGCACGGAGATCACCTGCGCGCCGTGGGTGACCGTGTCGCGCACGGCCCAGTCGAAGGCCGCCTCGTAGCAGGTGGCGAGACCGACCTTGGCGCCGTCCATGTCGAACACGCCCGGCTTGCTGCCCCGGCTGAAGTCCTGGCGGACCATGGAGGTCCAGTTCCCGTTGATGGCCCCGATGAGCGAGCGCAGCGGGAGGTACTCGCCGAACGGCTGGACCTGCCGCTTGTCGTACGTCTGGGTGGGTCCCTTCACCGGGTCCCACAGGATCTGCTCGTTGTAGAGCTTGCCGTCGCGCTCGACGACCCCGCCGACCGAGATGGGCGCGCCGATCGCCTTGGCCGCGTTGTCGATGACGACGGCCGCGTCGGCGTAGGCGAAGGGGTCGATGTCGGAGGAGTTCTCGGGCCACAGCACGAAGTCGGGCCGGGCGACCTTGCCCGCCTTGACCTCGGCGGCCAGCCGCTCCGTCTCGCGCGCGTGGTAGTCGAGGACGGCCCGGCGCTGGGCGTTGAACTCCAGGCCGAGGCGGGGGACGTTGCCCTGGATGACGGCGACCGTCGCGGTGCCGTCCTCCGCCTTGTCGCTCACCAGCGTGCGGGCGGCCACGGCGGCGACGACCGGAACGGCCACGCTGAGGAGCGCCACGGCGGCGGCCGACCGCCGCAGCTCACCCGTGCGCCGGCGCTCCAGGACGAGGCGTACGACCTCGTACAGGCCGAAGCCGCACAGGACGACCGCGAAGCCGAGGACCGGGGTGCCGCCCAGTGCGGCGAGGGGCAGGAAGACGCCGTCCGCCTGGCCGAAGGCGATCTTGCCCCAGGGGAAGCCGCGGAAGGGCACGCGCGCGCGTGCCGCCTCTCCGGCGATCCAGAGCGCGGCCGCCCACAGCGGCCAGGCCGGGAGCTTCGACACGGCGGCGGCGCCCACGCCGACCAGCGCGACGAAGACCGCCTCGATGGCCACGAGGGCCAGCCAGGGCCCCGGGCCGACCTCGACGCCGGTCCACACCAGGAGCGGCAGCAGGAAACCCAGCCCGAAGAGGTAGCCGAGACCGAAGGCCGCCTTCCAGCTCCGGCCGCGCAGTACCCAGCCGAAGACGGCGAAGGCCGGCAGCGCCAGCCACCACAGCGTGCGTGGCGGGAAACTGACGTAGAGCAGCACTCCGGAGAGCGCCGCTGCGGCGGCCGGGACGAGGCGCAGGAGCCGGGCGCCGCGCGGGGCCGGCGCGGTCTGGGGCTCCGCCTGGTCCGGCTGGCCCACGGGAGGTGCGGTGACGGTCACTCCGGGAGTGTACGGCGGGTGAGCTTTTGGCCGACAGCACGGTCCGTCGACAGCTCAACCCACGGAGCAGCCCTCGGTCACCGCGCGACCGGCGCACAACCCGGCGCAAGTCATCCACAAACCGTCCATCAGCCGTTACGGTGAGCCAGGACTCCGGTCGCGCACGCGTTCGGGTCCGGCGCGGTTCGGGTCCGTCACGGTCGGGGGGCGACCGGGTTCGGGGGGACGGGGTGGGTTCCACGGGGATGACGTCTGCGGCCGGCACGGGCGCGGACGGAGAAGACGAAGAAAAGCGAAACGTTTCTGATGCGGCGGGCGTGGCCGTGTTCGGGGCCTGCGCCATCTGGTCCCTGGCCACCGCCGCCGTGCACGGGGGACGCCCCGAGGGGGTCCTGCTCGCGGTGCTTGCACTGGCCGCCGGATACGCGGCGGGGCGGATCTTCGGGGTGCTGCTGCCGGTCGCCG
The Streptomyces sp. NBC_01485 genome window above contains:
- a CDS encoding MFS transporter; the encoded protein is MLARRFDSRLLLATGGGLVAVGLALTSQFHHSVAQFMAVGAFAAVGMGMIVSMIPVMIIESVEPEEQALANGARGMVQGVVQGLLMQVAFVVLAKDGKVLKGTEFYGDDGYTNGFLLFSGAVAVAVLLIPKGKRLDEAETGQAA
- the lnt gene encoding apolipoprotein N-acyltransferase, whose amino-acid sequence is MTVTAPPVGQPDQAEPQTAPAPRGARLLRLVPAAAAALSGVLLYVSFPPRTLWWLALPAFAVFGWVLRGRSWKAAFGLGYLFGLGFLLPLLVWTGVEVGPGPWLALVAIEAVFVALVGVGAAAVSKLPAWPLWAAALWIAGEAARARVPFRGFPWGKIAFGQADGVFLPLAALGGTPVLGFAVVLCGFGLYEVVRLVLERRRTGELRRSAAAVALLSVAVPVVAAVAARTLVSDKAEDGTATVAVIQGNVPRLGLEFNAQRRAVLDYHARETERLAAEVKAGKVARPDFVLWPENSSDIDPFAYADAAVVIDNAAKAIGAPISVGGVVERDGKLYNEQILWDPVKGPTQTYDKRQVQPFGEYLPLRSLIGAINGNWTSMVRQDFSRGSKPGVFDMDGAKVGLATCYEAAFDWAVRDTVTHGAQVISVPSNNATFDRSEMTYQQLAMSRVRAVEHSRTVTVPVTSGVSAIIMPDGRITQKTGMFVADSLVQKVPLRSSETPATKLGILPEIALVLVAAGGLGWAIGAGVRARRSATN
- a CDS encoding glycoside hydrolase family 3 C-terminal domain-containing protein; amino-acid sequence: MASSRRESKRRASTPVAPQFQGGGSSLVNSTRVDTPSAAIRALGHTVTYAAGFTNDRAKDAAKNGAEDRAQAEALDEALDPTALREEAVRIAREAEIAVVFVGLRGETEGSDREHLELPVEQVELVHAVAAVAVRTVVVLSTGAVVSLEGWHDDADAIVAGWLLGQAAGGALADVLSGAVNPSGHLAESIPLRLEDNPSYLTFPGEAGHVRYGEGVMVGYRHYESVGLDVRHPFGHGLSYTTFSTGELAVDVTGDDTATVRVTVTNTGDRAGKHVVQVYVATAAGPVCRPTRELRAFTKVALRPGESRTVELPLDRRAFAYYDVEQGRWAVAPGSYTVQIGASAARVVAEQTVTLTGDTTAIALSLDSSLGDWLAHPVAGPLLQQALSAGETVEQRRGSEANGDLIHMIASIPARQFLHFPGITLSTDDLTQILESTQR
- a CDS encoding NUDIX hydrolase; translation: MPIPDFITEIRASAGHQLLWLPGVSAVVFDDAGRVLLGQRADNHQWTVINGIPDPGEQPADCAVREVYEEAGVHCVPERVVLIRTGRQVEYPNGDKCQFMDVTFRCRAVGGEARVNDDESVDVGWFALDALPPMHERQLFRIKQALSDEPTWFETTTSE